One window of the Candidatus Diapherotrites archaeon genome contains the following:
- a CDS encoding HNH endonuclease: protein MKQLFPSYANPNTWRTITADQTRREDWKQIRQKILERDDYACQYCGFKSDKWQIVHHINGNPNNNRHSNLMVVCQMCNLIEHAGMGCVLQGVVDLYKKAKYSQNEIVAKTRELRASGKTDAEIIRELGLEEKMEFRQDWAYLKPLFGFVTSRKATDEKTNIALAYQYQAARNPASQGQQQRSLGEF from the coding sequence ATGAAACAATTGTTTCCATCGTACGCAAACCCCAATACTTGGCGGACAATTACAGCAGACCAAACCCGCAGGGAAGACTGGAAGCAAATTCGCCAGAAAATTCTTGAGCGTGATGATTATGCCTGTCAGTATTGCGGCTTCAAATCAGACAAATGGCAAATCGTGCACCACATTAACGGAAACCCAAATAACAATCGCCATTCAAACCTCATGGTTGTCTGCCAAATGTGCAACCTCATTGAACACGCGGGAATGGGTTGCGTATTGCAGGGTGTTGTTGACTTGTACAAAAAAGCGAAATACAGCCAAAACGAGATTGTCGCAAAGACTAGGGAACTGCGAGCGTCTGGAAAGACCGATGCTGAAATAATCCGGGAACTTGGCCTTGAGGAAAAAATGGAATTCAGGCAGGATTGGGCTTATCTCAAACCACTTTTCGGTTTCGTAACCTCACGAAAGGCGACCGATGAAAAGACAAACATTGCCTTGGCATACCAGTATCAAGCGGCCAGAAATCCGGCCAGCCAAGGTCAGCAGCAGCGGAGTTTGGGTGAGTTTTAA
- a CDS encoding S-methyl-5-thioribose-1-phosphate isomerase: MKRKGLKAIAQAIRDLKIQGASKVREKAVKAIAESVKHTETKEVHEFKKELKRNLLLILNARPTEPELRTAVRIILRKALHETDSLNELKEHIYRACMNYEKERIKAMQLIALYGARLIPKNSIVLTHCHSNTVEEILLLAHKQKKLRKVYCTETRPLFQGRITARNLARKGIKVILIADNAVFSFMKECDLFFTGADAVLADGSVINKIGTAGIALTAKKFCVPYYAATSSHAFDPLTFYGIEEKIEERNPSEVWDKKLKNLSIRNPAFDRTEAEFIEGIITEKGVLTPESLCQLKYKELHLDKQKEEFLDIYRTIKEL; the protein is encoded by the coding sequence ATGAAAAGAAAAGGATTAAAAGCTATTGCTCAAGCCATAAGGGATTTAAAAATACAGGGAGCCTCAAAAGTAAGGGAGAAGGCAGTCAAAGCAATAGCAGAAAGCGTAAAGCACACAGAAACAAAAGAAGTCCATGAATTCAAGAAAGAACTTAAAAGAAATCTTCTCCTCATACTGAACGCAAGGCCTACTGAACCAGAGCTCAGGACAGCAGTAAGAATAATTTTAAGGAAGGCACTGCACGAAACAGACTCCCTGAATGAACTCAAAGAACACATTTACAGGGCGTGCATGAACTACGAGAAAGAAAGAATAAAGGCAATGCAATTGATTGCACTATACGGCGCAAGGCTCATACCAAAAAATTCAATTGTTCTTACACACTGCCATTCAAACACAGTAGAAGAAATCCTTTTATTAGCACACAAGCAAAAGAAATTAAGGAAAGTATACTGCACTGAAACAAGGCCATTATTCCAAGGAAGAATTACTGCAAGAAACCTTGCAAGAAAAGGAATCAAAGTCATATTAATAGCGGACAACGCTGTCTTTTCCTTCATGAAAGAATGCGATTTATTTTTTACTGGAGCAGATGCAGTCCTTGCAGACGGTTCGGTAATAAACAAGATTGGCACAGCAGGCATTGCCTTAACAGCAAAAAAATTCTGTGTGCCTTACTACGCTGCAACCTCCTCCCATGCCTTTGACCCTCTTACTTTTTATGGAATAGAAGAAAAAATTGAAGAGAGAAATCCAAGCGAAGTATGGGACAAAAAATTGAAGAATTTAAGCATAAGGAATCCTGCCTTTGACAGGACTGAAGCAGAATTCATTGAAGGCATAATAACAGAAAAAGGCGTTCTAACACCGGAAAGCCTCTGCCAGCTGAAATACAAGGAACTCCACCTCGACAAACAAAAAGAAGAATTTTTAGACATATACAGGACAATAAAGGAATTGTGA